The genomic DNA TTTCGCTTTCTAGCGAAACTTTTCGATATGACCGTAGCGAGCTTCTCATAAATACCTACCTATCTGAATCTATACTTTTATAAACATCAAGTTGACGTTGGTTTTTCTTTCCTAGATGTATCTCAGAATGCAAACTATTCATGACTAACTTTGCTTTCACCTCAAGACTCAATGTCAGCTCTAATTGGTGTTCCAAATAATCTCTTTGCGTAAACGAATAGTCGGCAATCAAAACATTCAATAAGTTTTGACGCTTAACAACCAATTCTTGCAAATTTAATACCAACTCATCAAACTCTTCTAGGTCATTTTTGCTTTTTAACCTGTTCAATACCGTCTTGCATTGTTCGCTAATGGCATCCAAATTATCAATTAACACTTGTTGTTCTGTGGTCGTCATATAATTGTCAACTCGCTGTTCTCTTTTAAACAGATTGATTAAACCGGTAGCATTCGATTAAACATTGGATTAATCATTTTGTCTCACAAGCCCAGGGAGAGAATCCAATCGCGATTGTAAATTGTCACTTTGGGTGCTCAATTGACCGACAATCAAATCCATATAGTTATACTGTTTAAATAAGCGGTCTTCAAATGCTGACATTTTTCGGGCAAATGCTTCTCGCTGATCGCTCAAGCGATCTAAGCGATTATCAAGGGAGGTATCACGGCTATCAATAATAGATCCAGTGCCAACATACGAATCAAGGTAACCGTCTAACTTTGCCGCCACCCCGGTATCTTCAGTGGTAAACATTTCTTTAATGCCAGCAACATTATTTTTCAACGCTTCGGTTAAAATATCATCATTAATTTCTAAAGTGCCGCTGCGCGTCGTGGTAATGCCGATGGAGGCCAGAGACAAATTACCATTAGAGGTAGAAAATGCCGATGAAATCACCCCTCTTAACTGGCTTTGGATCCCGCGAGGCAAGGAGTCTCCTTGTAAAGCTGCCGCTTGCTCGGTAGCGGCATTATAACTGGTCAAATCAGCAATAGTTTTTGACATGGCATTATATGACTCAACAAATGCTTTTATACCTGTTTTGACTGAACTGGTGCTTTGGGCAACCGTCAATGTGGTTAACTTAGCAATATCGGCATCTTTTAGATTAAGGGTCACCCCATCAATCGCATTATCAACGGTATTACTACTGGAGGTGAGTTTTAAGCCATCGATATAGATAATCGAATCTTTAGCGGGTTGTAGTTCGGTCATGACAAAAGTATCGGCAAGCACTGTGCCCGCGCCAGTATCGGTTGCGGTGACACTCATATTATTAGCGGTGCCGGTTTTGTTAGAGGTGAGGACTAACTGGGCGCCGGCATCACTGTTCACTATGGTGGC from Shewanella psychromarinicola includes the following:
- a CDS encoding flagella biosynthesis chaperone for FliD, FliT, with amino-acid sequence MTTTEQQVLIDNLDAISEQCKTVLNRLKSKNDLEEFDELVLNLQELVVKRQNLLNVLIADYSFTQRDYLEHQLELTLSLEVKAKLVMNSLHSEIHLGKKNQRQLDVYKSIDSDR
- the fliD gene encoding flagellar filament capping protein FliD, with the protein product MGLTSVGLGSGLDINGIVSALVTSEQAPKVARFDSTEGAITAEISALGSLKSVLSEFQDSLSFLSKTDSFDSQSVKLSQSTYLSASVSNDAVSGSYNVAVEQLAQSQKVGSLAVTDVTAPLDEGSLNFAVDGESFDIAVTTDDTLQSLVTKINAADDNVGVTATIVNSDAGAQLVLTSNKTGTANNMSVTATDTGAGTVLADTFVMTELQPAKDSIIYIDGLKLTSSSNTVDNAIDGVTLNLKDADIAKLTTLTVAQSTSSVKTGIKAFVESYNAMSKTIADLTSYNAATEQAAALQGDSLPRGIQSQLRGVISSAFSTSNGNLSLASIGITTTRSGTLEINDDILTEALKNNVAGIKEMFTTEDTGVAAKLDGYLDSYVGTGSIIDSRDTSLDNRLDRLSDQREAFARKMSAFEDRLFKQYNYMDLIVGQLSTQSDNLQSRLDSLPGLVRQND